The DNA region ACACTGAAGTCAAAACCTGACTTCAACATACACTTTATTATTTCCCTGATAAAGCCCATATATGAGGGGTGGAAAATATGTTgggttgcttatttgcctactcttTCAGCCCTCGGCCACTGCTGAACCTAACTTGGTCATGGATCCAACACTTATTTCCCTTAGCAGGCATTATTTGTGTTTTTGAATGTTTataaggccacattcacagtgactATTGCGTTGCATTTCCTGTGACAGTAGGAATGCAATGCAACAGATCGGATCGGCTGTAACTGTCAACATGCACATTTTgctgtaaagcactgcatgcattgcatTACCATGCTGCACTCCGTTGTACTGCAATGCACCCGCCACAATGTGAATGCTGCGTAGGTTTTGAAGTGTGGCTAACCACATTACAGAGCAGGCATTATGCTGTACcaaaatgcaccactgtgaaccttgCCTTAGTAGCTTAAAATGAcccttttacatttttcattcATTTTAAGGTAACCATAGAGTTGTGAAGCAATAGTATTTTATCTAGCTAGGCTGCAGTTCCAATTGTAAAAATGTCTTTATCTTATCCTATCAGGCCTAAAAAGATTCAATTAAGTGTTAAAAGTTTCTGCAGTACCAAAACTGCTTGTTTTCAGATACCTCTGTCTGCAGTAGGACATCAGCTGTGACTCAAAAATGCCATCCAAGTTAAGCAAACAACTCTTGTTCCACAAATCTAAGATCaatttaaggcttctttcacagtaggacgttgcgttttgatgcgtcgGTAAAGTCAcagcgcaaattacaacgcaataccccaaaaaagtcgcaacgcaacttaatgccccgttatcatcgcatacagtagagcatacaggcaatgaaaggtatgcttccaagtcattactgagcatgtgcaaacagtccaacgcagctaataacgtgtataacacacagcatgcagcactttataataacactacacgttacacacaaacgcaacgtgtgcactgtgaatgtcgcacagacttattaTTGCTGTGCGACTTTTTGGgagcattgcgttgtaatttgcgttgtgactttaatgttgcatcaaaacgcaacgtcctactgtgaaagaggcctaagagggTTACTTTAAATACAGGGTAAGCAACACTGGCCAACAAAAGCAAGATTTCAAACTCAACAATCATAGCGCAGAATGGCTAATTGGGGTTCATATTCTTTGATTGCAATCTCACGCATGGGGATTAGTTTATATATAATATTTTCTGACTAGgtaagaaataaaaataataaaaagcaatTCTAGGGCAATAAAAGGTGACTCCCCTGAAGGGGATTGTGCATTCTGCCAATCAACAGCACCTTTACAAAAAGTTCCATTTATTTTCTGAGTTGTTAGTCATACATTTTGAGTAGTGCCAAAAGTGCTATTTTGCCAAGTCAAAGATGTCAAAAAATGCTGTTTTGTCAGTAAACACATCTATTAATATTCCCTGCGTGATTAGTTCTGCAACTCATGAGAGAAATACCCCACCACCTGTTTGGTTCCTCCGTTTCTAAGTTGCCCAGGCAAAGTATAAACTACTAGCATCAGGGTGAAAGACTGTCAAATGTTTTGACCCCCACTGTTCACGAAAAGGCATCTCACGATCTAAGGCTAGGCTTGAACTTGTTACTGTGGACAGCAGGTAAAATATACAGTATCTGTTTAGTAATGCAGTTTTCTGAGACGTCGGCAAGAGAAAGAGGCAGGATCTGGATTTAGTAAAACTGCAAAGGTGGAAAAATAGCAAGGTGTGGCTTAAACAAACTCCCGAGCAATTAAAAACATAAAGTACATGGACAAAATACATTATACAAATGCAATTTGATGTTTCTCGCTATGTGTTCAGGTCAATCGCCTGTATTTTTGTGAAGATGCAATATGTTTTCATGATGGATtagtagagatagatagatagatagatagatagatagatagatagatagatagatagatagatagatagatagatagatagatagatagatagatagattttaaGGAGAAGAAGAATTTTCATTGATATTGTGTATCCATAAACAAAGGCAGTCTAACAAAAAAGGCAGTCAGTTACTGAGTTACTGCAAGGACATAAGGGTCATATCAGCCTGAGTGAGCGACACTAAAGGAAAGTAATGTGACACAATGGTGGTCCCTACACTTGGGAGAACACTTTATAGTCTTCATTATGTCTCATTTAAAGAGACTTCTGTGACTTGCAGCTAGTCTCTAAACAAGTTGTCCATGCAGTTCCCTGTATGGTCCTCCGCTGAGCAAAATGTCAAGGGTAAAAGGTCAATAGAATGACTTCTATAGGTGGGTGAGTAAAGTGGCCCCTTTATTTTAAGGAGCAGAGCGGTAACATGATTCATTCTGGGATGCTTCTTAGACCGACCACGTAATTCATaagggagaaagaaagaaagaaagaaagaaagaaagaaagaaagaaagaaagaaagaaagaaagaaagaaagaaagaaagaaagaaaagtccTTTATAACGTTTTCATTAACTTATTTTGTTTGATTCATCTCGAGCAGGCCTATGCAGAAAACAGGAGAGAATAAAACAGAGCGTGACCCTTAGAGTTCACTGTAAATATTGGGTGGAAAGTGCTAATTGTATAAATCACTTCATTCAAATATGTACTTTTTTGAACATTTAGTATTTTGTATACACGATGCAAATGCACATGTATACTGGTATTTGACATACATAATTCCCTATCAACATTAGAAAGTAACTAAATACATGTTTAGCTCTAGCTGGTGGTTTTCTTGTATAGACGAGGAGATCACATTAAATGGCAATTAACCACAATAAAAAATATTATCCCTACTTATTTCTCAATCAAAACACAGAGATTTTCTTCTGACATTCTGCACGTAATCGTCTTTTAGAACCAAGCATCCAATGCATGCAATGTAAGGTTTCTGCATTTTTTGTTTGCctaatttctctctctctctctctctttttttttgggggggggggggggggatctacagATGCAGTAAAAACCATGGAAACGTTGGAATTCGACACAAAATTGTTTTTCATGAAcctgtaaatatattttaaaatagtTTAACGTTTATAGTGTTCACTCTGGTTGGAATAAATAATTGTAATAACATGCATCTAAAATTAAAGACATTAGAGAATGTGATGTGTTTTTTAAATTCTGGATAGCCACACTCAATGGAGCATAACCTAAAGAGGATATCCAACAAAAATGATATGCCCTATGTTGTTCTTTAGAAAGATAAGGGGCAACTTAAGTATGAAAATAATGAAGAGAACGTCAATTATTTGTGAGTGTTTTTTTAGTTAAAGTCGTTGCAAGTGTCTTTGTACATATTAAAAAACCTCAGAATGTACTATTGATATTTATTTTCTAACGAAATCCTTACATTTTTTTTCGGTATCATATATTCATAATGATTTGCATGTATTAAAAAAGGAATAGGTCGTTACCTAAAAAAAACGACTGTCTCCCTCGTTTTGTATTAAATCTTCATTTCACTCttctaaaaaatatataaaataattatCGTCCTTAGTAAAGCAATCATAGGATTAATAATATTAGGATTACCTCTGCATTTGCGTTTTTCATTTTTCCTGCACTTTAGTAAATAGTCTAACAAGTTATTAAGTGGCTAAAGATATAGGGGAAAAGCAATAATAATGTCATGCGTTTAAGAGTTCTTATAGCAAATTAGTAACTCGCAAAGAACTGTCTTTTTTAGCTAAAATGCTAGAAGACAAATCAAAAAAGCAATCCGAGTGGTTTAAAAATAACCTACGAAAACTGTAATTACAACATGCTTAGCTCGAGATTTGACATGTAAATCCTATTTCATGATTTGAATCCCTGTGTACTTGGTACCCTTCTGTGGCTAATTCTTTATTTGCATTTGTGACACGTTTATTTTTATCTTATTTCATGGGACTGGCGTTCccactaatgcaaatatcggaGACTCAAACTAGGAGCAAGAGCGACACCTACCTTTAGAAACGAAGCAGTGATTCAAAAATACATTACCACGCATTTTCCTTTATCCATTCCTTTCTACTTTGTTAGcggcaaaaataaacaaataaataaataaaataaataaacaaacccctccaaaaaaaaacagTCTTCTGTGAGGGAAAAATACGTTATAAAGATAAAGAAATAAGTATTAAAAATGACAATGTAAGCACAGAATGTGTTGATTTAAATGTTTAGAAACAGAAACTGTTTCAAAGCAACCCgctataataataatgaaaaaattcCTGCATAAAATCGAATTCATTAGTAAAGGTCACTTCTTGTATACTTACCATAGAGCAGGGCACTCAGGTTAACACATTCCCTGCCAACAAGGACTAGGTGCTTGCTTCTCACAATCGCCCCATACAttagttttgtttttattatgcaGGTTAGgggtatatatgtatgtttatagaaTAAAAAGTAATCAAGGACAGTCTTGGGGGACTATTAGACTGAGAAGAGAGAGATAGGGATGGATAGgggaagaggggggagagagaaaaaggggagagagaggtagagagaggagggggagaggtagagagagaggaaaaagagggagggagagagacagaggagggcggagagggaaggaggatgggggggggggggagagagagagagagagagagagagagagagggagagagagagagagagtatgaAAAACGAGAGAGGCGttttaaaaattaaattaaatttgtATTCACTATGAAATTCCAAAAATGCATCTTGTATATGTATATTACAAAATAGCATAAATCATTGTACAGTGAATTGAATCCCATAATTTACTTAGAAGATAGTAATGAACCATATAAATACAAAATGCTACAATAAATATACAGAACCTTACAAATTATTAATCCCTGGCAAACGGTTTAAGACAGTCAGAGACCAGCAAGAGTAAACGCTGTACTGAATTTAGTTTTAGAATAACTTGAATTATTCAACTTTAATGGTGTAAAACTGTCAAgacaatttatttttaataagTTAATGTCCCAGTACTTTCTCCAAGTATCCAGATTTAAAGGCTTGACATACCTTTCTTAATTTCATAAACGGAGTCTTTGCTAAGGTCTATGTGAGTTTGACTTCTAAACTTACACTCTTTGGCCAAAGCCTCGGCTCTGTTTAAGACAGTCTGGGTTAATCCATTGAAATGTGAATTGCTGTTGGCTGAGGGGGTTGTATTTGGTCCATGGTGGTTGTGTACATGACCAAAAGAGCCATAGTTCGTGTAACCAGCATAAAACTGGGTGCTGTAGAGTAGGGGACGGGACAACACAGCATTGCTAGGGAAAACACAGGTTGCTGAAGGGGATCTGGAGGAGCGAGAGGTACTGTCAAGCAATGCCACTGACTGAGCTGTAGTTAACCCTGGCTCAGTTGTGACTTCACTGCCTTCTTTAGATTTGTCTGAGGATGTCGCAATTTCTGCTAAGGACCACAGTTTAGGCTTAGACGTAGATGCAGGGGGAGAGTGAATAACTGAAGTGACTGTGCCATGCTGTGCTAATGTGCGTATATGACCAAGTTCTAACGGGTGAGAAAGGTGCTGCTGATGAAGTCGTTCAGTTGGCTGGTGTGGCTGATGGTAGTGATGACGATGTTGATGGTGAAGATGGTGATTGTGTACAGTCTGCTCTTCCTGGGCCTGCTGGGCCTGAGCAGGTTGGTATGTTAGCGGAGAAGTTGGAGCAGAGCTCTTTGAGAGGACATCACTATTTTCCTCTGCGTCAATTAACGCCGAATCAGTCCTGTTGGGGTTCAAATCCTTTCTCTGTAGACTTTCATGTTCCACTATCTCAGGCTTGTCCTGCTCCAAGCTTTGTTTATCTGTTCACAAAACAGACAGAAATTTAGTGACTAATGTTTGGAATCAATTCTTCCTTGACAACACACAAAAAGGATTTAAACTACTGTAAAAAATGGATTTCAGGACCCAATGACCCCAGCTGGTATATTATAGGCAGCAATGCTGGCTAGAAACAACAAGTGAAGTAATATACTAGGCATCGTTTTATAGCTGTTATATACATCAGCACACATCTAACTCAGTTAAATAAGTATACAGAGCTACTAATGAAAAGAGAACTAACCTTTGTCTACATCGGTATATTCCTTTTCGTCCAACTTTTGGGACTCCTCTTCCTCATTTTTCTCCAAATCAATAttttcctcatcctcctcatcctcactcCTGTTCCTGGGAGTCCATGTCATCTTATTTTCCTTTTTAAGCCTCCTCCTGGCATTAGCAAACCAGGTGGACACTTGAGTGAGCGTCATTTTGGTAATGATGGCCAACATAATCTTTTCTCCTTTGGTGGGATAGGGGTTTTTCCTGTGTTCATTTAGCCAAGCTTTTAAAGTGGCGGTGGCATCCCTGGTGGCATTTTTCCGGTAAGCTGGATCCCCATAAGGATAAGATCCCAAAGGAGCAGCATAAGGATGATACCCTAAAGAACCAGCCATGCTTGTGTTGTGGTCATATGGAGAGCCCTAAGGAAGTAAAAACAACCATCAGTCTTTCAAAAACAAGATATACTCATCACATATTAAACGTATACAGGATTATGCGattgaaatatatatattatatattctcGGTTTCtaaagcttactgtttattcatctctaagttagccaataaatggggtcatcctgattcaaaacgcctTGCTTAATATTCTCTTAAACGGTATCTGTATGTCTATATGCTTCCTATGACTGCCTTGCCTGACAACAATAACCCAATCACTTCCTGATACTGCAGGGTAGTAAATAGCGATTCTTTTCAGATGCCACCAAAAAGATCAGGAGGAATCTACTAGTAGTACCCTTTAATTTTCCAAAACAACCAaatccagcactgggtccctgacgAGCAGCCACGAAACTACAAATTAAACAGTAGAGAGAGCTTTAATTAAATCGGCAGTCGCATGGGGTTTTATCCTCTAATTAAATAAGAGCTGAGGTAATAAAAGCATTGTGGGCGTTCTTGATTCAATGCAAAGAGTAAATACACAGTTATAACAGTATAGTCTCTTTATTGATATCTCTGTATATGATCCTAtcttctgtaagaaaaaaaatagaacatttgcAAACAGTTGAGGATATCCCCCACGTCAGCTGCAATTAAGCAATTCAATAAACCCGCGGTTCACTTTCGATAAACGATCGATAAAGACATAAGCAACATGTGTAGACTTGTTAGTGTTCTGTCTCGCTTTGACTGAGGTAGAACAGATTCAACACGGAACACTTTAAAGATCACGTTTCTATTGGGTATTTTCCCTTCTAATGCAGGAATCCTCTGTAATTGAAAACATACTTCATATTTCTGATTGTTCTTTAACGTATTCAGTGCTGGACTATGCTCATCCTATTTCCACAAATGACAGGAGTGGTTAACATCTTGCTCAAATACACTTTTGTAAGTTTCAAATGGCTTATAAGAGGCATTGAGAGATCTATAACTGTACGAGAGTCATGATTAAGAATAGGACATTATAGTAGGTTTTAGGAGGCAACGTTGCGGAATGTTATAAGAGAGACCAACTGTCTTTTCACAAAAGCTAGTCGTAGCAGACGTGTATTTGTTGAATGTATTTTGCCTGCTTAATTGCACATGGGGTGTGACCTTCTACAACCTGCTATGATTCTGTTTACAGCCAGCAGACATGCAGATGACATTTGATCTTCCACCCTATGTTTTAACAATTACAGTACTGTATTATGGCTAAGCTAACTTTTCTGTAATACGTCTGGAAAAAAAACGAGACCCCTTTATCCACCTCCAGCTATCAGACAGATAAATGATTGTAGTCCTTACCACATAAGACGTAAAGGCTGCCGCTGGGTCCCCGCTGTACTGGAGAGAAGAGTTGAAGCCAGCAGAGCCGGCTGCAAATGCAGCTGATCCAGCGTAAGGCGAGAAAGCAGAACCAGAAGAAGACCTTCCCAGCTCATCAGTCCTGGGTCCAGAAATGACGCTAGCACTGTAAGCAGGGCAAGAGTACAAAGCCAAAGAAGCAGATGGTTGGTACAAGTAGCCCTGAGGATAGGACATGGCCAGACACATGCATACACTGTTATCTTTGGAGACACAAACTGCAAGAGAAAAGGGAAAGCGTCCTCTATGGTTTTTGGAGGGAAGCAGGCTAAACTTGACGATCAAGAGATAAGTCGTAATTCGTATTCTTTCTTACTGGAGATGGCTTGCTATTCCTCTCTGTTCTCGTTGCCTTGCTcccttgtaagtttttttttcctctttcttttttttgtgtgcttcCTTTCTGTACGAGAAGGGAGGGGAAAGGCTGGGTGGGAGTGTGAGTTGGTGTAGACTTTAGCTTtggaagcagaaaaaaaggtCCTGGTAAGATGCTAAGTTGGAAGATGAGGAATCTGACGCCCTATGCTCCTCCTTCTGGGTGTTGTCAGTGGAAAGGGATGGAGGAATGGTGGTAGTGGGACTGTCCAGTTATCTCCCTCTGTCTATTGACTCTTTCTTTTTCAGCGAAGTCTGCCCCTTGTTCGCCATAAAATACAATGCGGGCTGTAGGAAAGAGCAGTCCTAACTTCCAGCACTTATTTTCTACTGCTTAGTTCATTCATCACCAACTACTCTCCCGCGGGGATGCTGAGCAGAAGAAAAAGGCTTTACTGACCAAAGCCGGAGATCGAGCTTTGTACTCAGCTTTATACAATTCACGTAATACCAGCATGGCATGTGTATGCAATTCCACGCTTCCTATGCTCGTAGATGAACCAATCTTTTAGATGGTGCGcaagaaaatacatttacagtatattttcCCACACTGGATTCTCTGATGATACCACGAGAAATATGTAGACGTATCTATCGCCAGATCACCTGTTGTTTTGTTTATATTTGCGTGACCACATTTGtgtatagtaataataataataataataatatatctgCAACTCCGAGTCCTAAATAACTTTTAAAGTGCTAGATTTTCATGAGTTTATGGGGACACTGTGGAAGGTATTTTACCCTACTACTTAGGAGTAGGACTCATAAAACGTTGGAGTATAAAAACAAGCAGATAAAAATATATGAAGTACACTAAATCACCACAGATCACagaataatatgtgtgtgtgtgtgtgtgtgtgtgtgtgtgtgtgtgtgtgtgtgtgtgtgtgtgtgtgtgtgtgtgtgtgtgtgtgtgtgtgtgtgtgtgtgtgtgtgtgtgtgtgtgtgtgtgtgtgtgtgtgtgtgtgtgtgtgtgtgtgtgtgtgtgtgtgtgtgtgtgtgtgtgtgtgtgtgtgtttttttctgataaGGGGGTTGCAATGCAAAATAAAGGGTGTATGGAAGTTATATTTATTACAGCTGGTATAATGTGTAGGCCTGAAGAGAGGAAATTAGGGTTATGCTTGGTACACATGATGTGATTACCCGCTCGATCAGCGTTATCGAttattccgacatgttcgattgggTTTCGATCTATACAGCTGgcgattttgcatgttaagtatgcaaaatcgacggctgtatcgatcgaaacccgatcgaacatgttgaaaataatcgatcaatCCCGCGGATCGAGTGGGAAATCGCAGGGCTTATAGTAACTAACCAAGGTTGCGATGGACAGTTCTGACTAGTTGTTAGCAGTGAAGAGGTTCACTGAGGTGATTGATGCAGtccagcgttttttttttttttttactggtttcCTAAACAAAACATTGGATTTTCTTTCCTGTACCTTATCATTTGGTAGACCTTTTTATGGTCATATGATAATTCTATTGTGTTCTGCTGTACCTAACCTTGCCTTATACTTTTATAATACAGGTATAGCAGAGTTATGAACACGTTTTAATATAAGCCTTCAGTTTCCTCACACATTGTATTTCTCCTTACTGCTGTTGCTGCTGGTGGAATTGGCTTTTTAGAGAAATTTACAGTACAGTAAGAAAGTTCAAAGTGTAGTATACCATAGCAACCCCATTTACCTGTTCTTAGTGTTAGTCAAGAAGAGCATGGCACATGCCTTAGGGTGTGTACAAACATTCACTTTTGATTGGCAAAACATTTGACAActttaccacatccatgtagtatgagggccgacAGATTCTGATTACTATGAACATATTGTGTAGgtaagttctcatactacatagaagtgataaaataggccaataaaaattggatgtgtgtatcaggCTCTAGTAGAATgttatccttaaagagaaacttcgactAAGAATTGAattgtatcccaatcagtagctgatacccccttttacatgagaaatctattccttttcacaaacagaccatcagggggcgctgtatgactgatattggggtgaaacccctcccacaaagaaattctgagtacctactcttggcagtttcctgtctgtgaaccttgttgcattgtgggaaatagctgtttacagcggtttccaactgccaaaaaaacatgcagcagctacatcacctgccaacagtaaaaatgtcaccatgtaataaatgtcagaatgtaaatcagggatttatacgattttacaatgggcaaacactgactaaatcatttatacataattattgtaaaaattaagcactttttttattacattttattcactggagttcctctttaactttagcTGTTCAGCTGTTTAATAAACCCAACCGAAAAAGTTCTGTAAGTTTTTAATATGTGTATGACTGCAATCCGACATCTACCTCAGTGATGGCGAATATTGCACTGTTTTAAACAGGAACAAGAGCCAAAAGTACCCAGCGAATGAAAAGGTTACGTGTTTGGACCCTTCTCTTTTTTTAGGAGTGATATATTGTGAATGCTAACAGCCGCCGcagatctgattgctgctgtgtgcATTCACTGCTGAGCTGAAGTTAAAAAGCTTCTTCTGTTATTAATACCATACACACAAGGGTAGGATTTCTGCATATTACTCTTTTAAGCAAACAGTACAGGTTTGATCTAGTTTATCTACCCTGCAAACATTGGATACAGATCAGAGCCACGTAAATACTAAGCGAGTTTACATAATTTCTTCGGAGTACAGTTTTTCCTGGGGGAGAGACCTTTAATTGGCGGCATGAGCGTTATCTGGAGGATTGTATGTTTCCTGATTATTGATTCAATTCCCAGGCTTTTTACTAATTCATTGAGTGTATTTATAGTACGATTATAGGAGCCAAGATGATTCCCCCGCTATGAGAGAGGATGAGGGTGAACGAGCCCTTTCTGGGAAATCTAGGCGTCTATGCTATTTACTATATTTATGTATAACCCATAATTGTGCATAGATTAAAACATTATCGCCTATACGATATACACCTGTACTGTTGTTGATTGTAAGCTTGAGCAGTGCAGTGCAGGGATCATTTACATGCAAAGCGCGGAAGTGTATTGTTCATTTACTTGACCACTAATAGTTAATCCCCAACTAATCTCGCTCCTCTTCCAATCACTCCAGCATAAATACATCCTGCCCCCTCTGATTGGGTAGCCTTCATCAGacctctgccttctgattggcccatggGAGGTGCTAATCCCCGGGAGCAAAAGGGTGCTGTTTGAAGTGACGTCACGGCTCATTGATGCCCTGCTATGTGCCAATAATGACCTGCTCAGCTTCCATGCCGTTTAAGCAGACAGTTAATAATTACAGGGATCCGGGGCAGAGGAAAGACACAAGCTCCTAGATGCTGCTTGCTTCCAGAAATCAATGCAGGAGAAAGGTAAGAGGATCTGATCTGTTGGGGATTTCGGTTCAAAATTTGAGTCCCacggtctttctttttttttttctttctttctttctttcttttttttttcttccgtcCGTCAGCTGTACTCTTGACAACAGGCAGCGTCTCCGAGACTTTGTGAGCCAACTTTTGTTTCTATTGTGGGAGGCTCCGAGACCTCTCATTTTCCTTGTTCTTTCAAGTGGAAAAGATCTGACTGTGCCTGACTATGCCGTGGAAAAGAAACTGGTCACAACCACATCCACTGATTTTAACAGGACTCCTTTTTAGAGGTAGAGAGGTGGCCAGATGATGGTTTTGTGACCTTGCCTGATGTGTATAACTTGTGATAGTGCTCATAATCCATGTTAAGccattttaaaaacctctttggCATAGCCCATacaatacttttttattttactttacagGTAGCGCTTTATTTGACTTGTTGAATATTAATATGTAGCTTAAATTCCTGCAAAGCAACAGCTCTAACTGTTGATGTGAATAGATAATATACAGACAAACTGACACCTAGCTCTTGCCCATGATTTATTAATTTACT from Hyperolius riggenbachi isolate aHypRig1 chromosome 11, aHypRig1.pri, whole genome shotgun sequence includes:
- the IRX5 gene encoding iroquois-class homeodomain protein IRX-5, with the translated sequence MCLAMSYPQGYLYQPSASLALYSCPAYSASVISGPRTDELGRSSSGSAFSPYAGSAAFAAGSAGFNSSLQYSGDPAAAFTSYVGSPYDHNTSMAGSLGYHPYAAPLGSYPYGDPAYRKNATRDATATLKAWLNEHRKNPYPTKGEKIMLAIITKMTLTQVSTWFANARRRLKKENKMTWTPRNRSEDEEDEENIDLEKNEEEESQKLDEKEYTDVDKDKQSLEQDKPEIVEHESLQRKDLNPNRTDSALIDAEENSDVLSKSSAPTSPLTYQPAQAQQAQEEQTVHNHHLHHQHRHHYHQPHQPTERLHQQHLSHPLELGHIRTLAQHGTVTSVIHSPPASTSKPKLWSLAEIATSSDKSKEGSEVTTEPGLTTAQSVALLDSTSRSSRSPSATCVFPSNAVLSRPLLYSTQFYAGYTNYGSFGHVHNHHGPNTTPSANSNSHFNGLTQTVLNRAEALAKECKFRSQTHIDLSKDSVYEIKKGMSSL